The following DNA comes from Enterocloster bolteae.
GGCAGTTTGCATTGGATGTTTTAACTGCTGCAATATTTAAGATAAGTGGCATAGAATGGCCAACCTCCCCATATATTTAACATAGGTTAGATATACGGGGAGGTTTTTTGCATGGAAGAAAAGATTGGAAGCAATCGTCAGCATAAGCTTATACTGCAGAACCGGGGCAAGGGAAACATAACCGGCATATGCGATGTGGTGTCTTTTGATGAAAATGCAGTTGTCCTGGACACGGATATGGGTCTGCTTACCATTAAGGGGAAGGAACTTCATGTAAGCCGCCTGACCCTGGAAAAGGGAGAGGTGGACATAGAGGGAACCATAGACAGCATGGTCTACAGTTCCAATGAAGCCCTCAGGAAGTCGGGGGAATCCCTGTTCACCCGGCTGTTTAAGTAGGGGGCATCATGAGCAGCAGGATTCAGTATGAAGCCTGGCTGATGGTGCTCAGCCTGGTCACAGGCGGTTGGCTCATGCTGGCCTATGATACCCTCAGGGTGTTCCGCCTGGTTATCCGCCACGGCCCCTTCTGGACAGGGGTGGAGGATTTTTTGTATTGGCTTTATGCGGGGCTGGTGACCTTTATTCTTCTCTATGAGCAGAATGACGGCGTGTTCAGGGCCTATGTCATAGGAGGGGTATTTGCGGGGATGATTCTGTATGACAGGTTTATCAGCAGAATTTTCTTTAAGTGCTTGAAAAAGGCCGGCAAATGCCTTAGAATGATTATTAGCAGGCACAGACAGAAAGCTGTCTGCAGCCCGGAAAAAGACGGAGCTGGTGATTGAGCAGATGAAATCCTACGGTAAATCAAGGCGTGTAAAACGCGATAAATGGACGAACCGCATGGCCATCATGGGTATTACCCTGGTAGTCATGTTTTTGGCTGTGGCAATCAATATAAAAGGCGCAGATCTTAAGAAATCGGACCTGGAATACAGCATCCGTGAACAGAACCTGGAGCAGCAGAAGGAAGAGGAAGAAAAGCGGACTGCTGAGCTTCAGGAATACAAGATTTACGTCAAGACCAAGCAGTATGCGGAGGAAGTGGCCAAAGAAAAGCTGGGGTTAGTGAATCCGGATGAGATTTTGTTAAAGCCCACTGAGTGATGGCGAAAACAGGCGAACGATTTTTAAAAATTCATGCATGAATTGACATATATTTCCCTCCTGGGTGCGTATACTGAAAGTTACGCGGATTAGGAGGGATTTTTGTGTTTATCAGAGAGCGGGAAGTAAAGGGAAGAACAGATGTAAATTATTATACGGCCAGGAGACTGGGGGATATGGCAGAGTCCTTAAACCAGCTGGCCAGAGCGTTTGACGACGGTATAGAGAAAAACGGACAGCTGACAAAGGACGATGGACTGGCCGCCATGCAGGCCAGCGCTGCCCTGGTGTGCGACAACTGCAGCAGGTGTAATCTGTATGCGGACAGTGAGAAGGAGGACAGCTATTACCTCTATTATCTTCTGCGGGCATTTGAGCAGAAGGGACATATTGATTTTGAGGACATGCCTCAGATGTTTCAGAGCGGGTGCCGGAAAAAGGAGGATTATCTTGCCCAGCTGAACCGGAGCCTGGGAAGGGCTACCATGAACCTGTCCTGGAAGAACCGTTTCCTGGAGAGCAGGGACGCGGTCATATCCCAGTTCAGGGAACTGTCGGTGATACTGGAGGAATTTTCCCACCAGATTGACCGTGCCAGGGATATTACGGATGAGTATGAATACATACTGAAAAAATATTTTAAACGCTATCATGTTGCCCTGGGCAACCTGCTGTTATTGGAGTACGAGAACGGGCAGAAGGAAGCTTTTTTAACGGCCAGGACCACCAACGGCCGCTGCATTACATCCAAGGATGCGGCGCTGATCATGGGAGAGGTCATGGATGGGACAAGGTGGAGTCCGGCCAAGGACAGCCGCAGCATTATCACCAAGCAGTATGAAACCGTGCGTTTTCTGGAGGAGGGAGGGTACCGTATGCTCTATGGAGCATCCAGGATTCCAAAAAAGGGCGAAAAGTATTCCGGGGATAATTATACCTTCTGCGAAAGTCCGGGAAACCAGGTGGTTATGAGCCTTTCCGACGGAATGGGAAGCGGGGAGACAGCGGCCAGGGAGAGCAAGCAGGTGGTGGAACTGACGGAGCAGCTTCTGGAAACCGGATTTTCCCCAAGAGCCGCCCTTAAGCTGGTGAATACAGTGCTTTTGCTGGCTGGTCCGGAACAGCACCCGGCTACTCTGGATCTCAGCTGCATCGACCTGCATACCGGCGTTCTGGAAGCTATGAAGCTGGGAGCAGTGCCGACCTTCATAATAGGAGAAGAGGGAGTGGAAATCATGGAAGCCGGAGAAGTGCCCATGGGAATACTGAGCGGGGTGGAACCCGTTCTCATGTCCAGGAAGCTGTGGGAGGGCGACCGGATTGTCATGGTCAGCGATGGGGTGCTGGATGCATTGCCGGGAGATGATAAGGAGCAGGCCATGCAGCAGTATCTGGAGAGCGTGGAGGAGATGGGGCCCCAGGAACTGGCGGACCAGGTACTGGATTTTGCGGTATCCTTTATTCCGGCGCCAAGGGATGATATGACGGTCCTGACAGCAGGAATCTGGAAAAGACGCTCATAATTTACAATGACAGGCTTGCAAGGAGGGACGTTTGCGGGTATATTATAAGAAATAGACAGAGATAAACAATATGGGACACAGGAGAGACAGGTGGAAGGACTGGAGCACAGGGTCAGGGAGACCATGGAACAATATCATATGCTGGAGCCGGGTGACCGGGTTATTGCAGCAGTTTCAGGAGGGGCAGATTCCGTCTGCCTCTTAGCGTTGTTATGCGCATGGAGGGAACCGCGGGGAATCAGTATCAGGGCGCTCCATGTCCATCACGGGCTCAGGGGGGAGGAAGCTGATCGGGATGCGGATTTTGTCAGGTCATTGTGTGAAGGGCTTCATGTCCCCTGTCATATCCTAAAGGTAGATGTGCGCGGCCTGGCGGCTGAAAAGGGCATGTCTGAGGAGGAGGCCGGGCGTTTTCTGCGCTATGAGGCATTGGAGAAGGAGGCCCTGGACTGGGAAGGCGAGGACCGGGCCAGCGGGGCCCGGAGCGGACAGGACGGAGATTGGGCACATGGCGGTTTGGCTGGCAGCAGTCTCAGTCCCGTGAAAATCGCGGTGGCCCACCACAGCGGGGACCAGGTGGAGACGATTCTCCACAATCTGTTCCGGGGAAGCGGTCTTTTTGGAATGAAGGGGATCGTCTACCGGAGAGGCAGGATTATCCGGCCGCTGCTGGACGTGGACCGGGACTGTATCCTTAAGTGGCTGGCGGACCATGATCTGCCCTATGTGCAGGATTCCACCAACGATACCCTTCACTACACGCGCAACAGGATACGCAATCAGCTGCTGCCGGAGATTGAGCAGTATGTAAACAGGGGAGCCGCGGGCAATATACTGCGTCTGGGGCGTCTGGCGGCGCAGGCAGACGAGTACCTGGAAAGCCAGGCGGCTGCCTGGATTAAGGCCCATGTGAGGAAAAACCCAGGGGCATACATTCCGGCCGAGGCGTTTTTGCAGGAGCCGGAGATACTGCGGTCCTATGTGGTGATGTCGCTCCTTAAGGAGCTGGGAGGAGCCTCCAGGGACCTGGGGCTGGTTCATGTGAGCCAGGTCATGGAGCTGGCCGGGCGGGCCGTGGGAAAACAGGTGGATTTGCCCTACGGGCTGTCAGCCATAAGGGAGTACGAGGGAATCTGGATGGGCAGAGGAGACCCGGCGTCAGAGGAAGAATGGGGAGACCTGCCTATTGTGGATATGGAGGTTTTTTCTCGGAAAAAAGGGATGGAATTTCCTAAAAATGTGTATACGAAATGGTTTGACTGTGATAAAATAAAGGGTACGCCCGTGGTGAGAACCAGGCGTCCGGGGGATTTTATCGTCCTGTCGGACAATAACCACAAGGCGCTTAATCGTTTTATGATTGATGAGAAGATACCCAGACAGATGAGGGATAAGATACCCCTTCTGGCAGATGGCAGCCATGTGATGTGGATTATAGGATACCGCATCAGCGAGTATTACAAGATAGGACCGGATACGGTCCGGGTGCTGCAGGCAGAGGCAGGCCAGACTGGAGAGAGAAAAGAATAGGTGAAACGGAGGATAAGGTAATGGCTGACAGAATTCGTGTTTTATTGACGGAAGAGGAAGTCGATAAAAGGATTAACGAAGTAGCGGCAAAAATCAGCGAGGATTATGCAGGAAAGCAGGTCCACATGATATGCATATTAAAGGGCGGAGTATTCTTTACCTGCGAACTGGCAAAGAGGATGACGGTTCCGGTGTCCCTGGACTTTATGTCCGTGTCCAGCTACGGCGGCGGCACTGTGTCCAGCGGCGTGGTCAGGATTGTAAAGGACCTGGATGAGTCCCTGGAAGGCAAGGATGTACTGATTGTGGAGGACATTATAGACTCCGGCCGTACGCTGGCATATCTGATTGAGGTGTTGAAGCAGAGAGGTCCAAAGAGCATCCATCTGTGCACACTTCTTGATAAGCCGGAGCGCAGGGTGAAGAAGCAGGTGAAGGTGGACTATACCTGTTTTACGATACCGGATGAATTTGTAGTGGGATATGGACTGGATTATGACCAGAAATACCGTAACCTGCCTTACATCGGAGTAGTAGAATTGGATGCAGAATAAGAAGGTCTAAGGAGGCAATTCGGTGAGACAGCAGCAGACATTTAGAGGATTTATATTCATACTTCTGATGCTGATCTTAATCGCCACCGCGGTGAGATTCCCTTACGCAAGGCAGGCGGATAAGGTCACAAATCAGGATTTTATCAAGATACTGGAGGATGGCCAGGCGGCAGACGTGAGCATCCACCAGAATCCGCAGACTCCCACGGGAGAAGTGGTACTGACCCTTTTGGACGGTCAGGTGAAGCGGCTTTATGTTTCGGATGTTAAGGACGCACAGAAGCTTCTGGAAGCCCATGACATGGCGTATACGACCATGGATGTGCCTCAGGAGAATTATCTGGTGACCATCATCCTTCCCTTCATGCTGTCTATTGTGGTGGTGGTTATCATCATCATGGTCATGAACCGGAGTGCGGGCGGCGGAGGTGCCAATGCCAGGATGATGAACTTTGGCAAGAGCAGGGCCAGGATGAGCCGGGACAGCAAGGTTAATTTTTCCAATGTTGCCGGTCTTGTGGAAGAAAAGGAAGAACTGGAAGAGGTGGTGGATTTCCTTAAGAATCCCCAGAAGTATACCAGCGTGGGAGCCAGGATACCAAAGGGCCTTCTGCTGGTGGGCCCTCCGGGAACCGGTAAGACCCTGCTTGCCAAGGCAGTGGCAGGAGAGGCGGGAGTACCGTTTTTCTCCATATCAGGTTCTGATTTCGTGGAGATGTTTGTGGGTGTGGGCGCTTCCCGCGTCCGTGACCTGTTCGAGGAGGCCAAGAAGAACTCTCCCTGTATCGTGTTTATCGACGAGATTGACGCGGTTGCCCGCCGCAGAGGTACAGGTATGGGCGGCGGCCACGATGAGAGGGAGCAGACACTGAACCAGCTGCTGGTAGAGATGGACGGCTTTGGCGTCAATGAAGGCATTATCGTCATGGCGGCCACGAACCGCGTGGATATCCTGGACCCGGCTATCCTTCGACCGGGCCGTTTTGACAGAAAGGTGGCAGTGGGACGTCCCGATGTGAAGGGGCGCGAGGAAATCCTTAAGGTCCATTCCAAGGAAAAGCCTCTCAGCGAGGATGTGGATCTGCACAGGGTGGCCCAGACCACGTCAGGCTTCACAGGAGCTGACCTGGAAAACCTGATGAATGAGGCAGCCATTATATCCGCCAGGGAAAACCGCAGGTTCATCAAGCAGAGCGATATCGACCGGGCCTTCGTGAAGGTGGGAATCGGTGCTGAGAAGAGAAGCAAGGTAATATCCGAGAAGGATAAGAAGATAACGGCTTACCATGAGGCGGGCCACGCCATCCTGTTCCATGTGCTTCCGGACGTGGGACCGGTGCACACTGTGTCCATCATCCCCACGGGAATCGGGGCAGCCGGTTACACCATGCCCCTGCCTGAAAAGGATGAGATGTTCAATACCAAGGGCCGCATGAAGCAGAATATCATGGTGGATTTAGGCGGCCGGATTGCGGAAGAGCTGATATTTGACGATATCACCACCGGCGCATCCCAGGATATCAAGCAGGCCACCCAGATTGCCAGGGCTATGGTGACCCAGTACGGCATGTCTGAGAAGGTAGGAATGATTCAGTACGGCGGCGATGAGAATGAGGTATTTATCGGACGGGACCTGGCCCATACCAAGTCCTACGGCAATGAGGTTGCTGACACCATTGACAGTGAGGTCAAGCGGATCATTGACGAGTGCTACCAGAAGGCAAAGGATATCATCAAGCAATATGACTATGTCCTCCATGCCTGCGCTGATTTGCTGATTGAGAAAGAGAAAATCAGCCAGTCTGAGTTTGAGGCGCTGTTTACACCGGTGCAGTAGCATAGTATTTCGGTTCTGTTTTGGGCTGAGAATGATGGAAAATAGTATAAAAAAGGGGAGGGAGGCTATAAAGCCCCCTCCTTTGTCTATATTGCTCATAAATACACTGGAAAATATTGCATCTTTGTGCACACTTTTTTTCGTTCCTATGCTATTATAATAGACGTAACCCCCCCAATACATTATATAGTTTTTGCTACACCCCATAAGAAACGAAATACCTTCTCCTGAAAAGCCTGGCTACCCCGCCAGGCTTTTCACTTTGTGAGAAAGCCATGGAAAAGGTGTAATGTTATCAAGATTTTTCTGGTATAATTTTTCTTGTATATTTGAGAAAATTCAGATACAATAAAGGAACAGGATTGTAATTATGAGCAAATTAGGAAAAGGATATAAAACGTGGAAGATAATTTGAAGGGACGTATCAACAGGGATGCCCTTTTTTCCTCTGAGACAGAGGATTACCGCATGCCAATGGAACCGGACGCAGATGACGATGTGCTGCTTCGCATGCGGACAGCTAAGGGCAATGTGGATCATGTATATTATGTGGAGGATAAAGCCGAGGTGGAGATGACCAAGGCCAAGTCCGATGAATTGTTTGATTACTATGAATATGAAATTACAGTAGGCACCGATCAGGTGCTTTATCACTTTAAAGTGGTATCCGAACAGGATGTCTGTCTTTATAACCGGCTGGGACCCACACAGGATGGCCAGCCATGCTTTGATTTCAAGATTACCCCGGGATTCCACACGCCGGAATGGGCAAAGGGTGCGGTCATGTACCAGATTTTTGTGGACCGTTTCTGCAATGGAGATGAGAGCAATGATGTGGAATCATATGAGTATGTCTATATCGGCCGTCCGGTACAGAAGGTTACGGAATGGGACCGGTACCCGGCCGCCATGGATGTGGGGTACTTTTACGGAGGCGACCTGCAGGGAATCTGGGATAAGCTGGACTACATCAAGAAGCTGGGAGTGGAGGCCATCTATCTGAATCCGGTATTTGTATCCCCCTCCAACCATAAATATGACTGTCAGGATTACGAGCACATTGATCCCCACTTTACCAGAATAGAGAAGGACGGGGGAGGTCTGGTCAGGCCTGACGCCACGGATAACAAGGAGGCTGACCGGTACGTGCAGCGCAGCGCAGGCAAGGAGAATCTGGAAGCCAGCGATGCATTTTTTGCCCGGTTTGTGGAGGAAGTCCATAAGCGGGGGATGCGGGTAATTCTGGACGGAGTGTTCAATCACTGCGGCTCCTTTAACAAATGGCTGGACGCAGAGGGAATCTATGAGCATTCCGGCGACTATGAGGCAGGGGCCTATGAGAGCAAAAGCAGCCCCTATCACAGCTTTTTCCAGTTCCATGACGACAGCGACGGGGCCTGGCCTTACAACAGGACCTATGACGGATGGTGGGGACATGACACCCTGCCCAAGTTAAATTACGAGAATTCTGAAAAAC
Coding sequences within:
- the yabP gene encoding sporulation protein YabP, which encodes MEEKIGSNRQHKLILQNRGKGNITGICDVVSFDENAVVLDTDMGLLTIKGKELHVSRLTLEKGEVDIEGTIDSMVYSSNEALRKSGESLFTRLFK
- the yabQ gene encoding spore cortex biosynthesis protein YabQ yields the protein MSSRIQYEAWLMVLSLVTGGWLMLAYDTLRVFRLVIRHGPFWTGVEDFLYWLYAGLVTFILLYEQNDGVFRAYVIGGVFAGMILYDRFISRIFFKCLKKAGKCLRMIISRHRQKAVCSPEKDGAGD
- a CDS encoding septum formation initiator family protein; this translates as MKSYGKSRRVKRDKWTNRMAIMGITLVVMFLAVAINIKGADLKKSDLEYSIREQNLEQQKEEEEKRTAELQEYKIYVKTKQYAEEVAKEKLGLVNPDEILLKPTE
- a CDS encoding SpoIIE family protein phosphatase, which produces MFIREREVKGRTDVNYYTARRLGDMAESLNQLARAFDDGIEKNGQLTKDDGLAAMQASAALVCDNCSRCNLYADSEKEDSYYLYYLLRAFEQKGHIDFEDMPQMFQSGCRKKEDYLAQLNRSLGRATMNLSWKNRFLESRDAVISQFRELSVILEEFSHQIDRARDITDEYEYILKKYFKRYHVALGNLLLLEYENGQKEAFLTARTTNGRCITSKDAALIMGEVMDGTRWSPAKDSRSIITKQYETVRFLEEGGYRMLYGASRIPKKGEKYSGDNYTFCESPGNQVVMSLSDGMGSGETAARESKQVVELTEQLLETGFSPRAALKLVNTVLLLAGPEQHPATLDLSCIDLHTGVLEAMKLGAVPTFIIGEEGVEIMEAGEVPMGILSGVEPVLMSRKLWEGDRIVMVSDGVLDALPGDDKEQAMQQYLESVEEMGPQELADQVLDFAVSFIPAPRDDMTVLTAGIWKRRS
- the tilS gene encoding tRNA lysidine(34) synthetase TilS → MEGLEHRVRETMEQYHMLEPGDRVIAAVSGGADSVCLLALLCAWREPRGISIRALHVHHGLRGEEADRDADFVRSLCEGLHVPCHILKVDVRGLAAEKGMSEEEAGRFLRYEALEKEALDWEGEDRASGARSGQDGDWAHGGLAGSSLSPVKIAVAHHSGDQVETILHNLFRGSGLFGMKGIVYRRGRIIRPLLDVDRDCILKWLADHDLPYVQDSTNDTLHYTRNRIRNQLLPEIEQYVNRGAAGNILRLGRLAAQADEYLESQAAAWIKAHVRKNPGAYIPAEAFLQEPEILRSYVVMSLLKELGGASRDLGLVHVSQVMELAGRAVGKQVDLPYGLSAIREYEGIWMGRGDPASEEEWGDLPIVDMEVFSRKKGMEFPKNVYTKWFDCDKIKGTPVVRTRRPGDFIVLSDNNHKALNRFMIDEKIPRQMRDKIPLLADGSHVMWIIGYRISEYYKIGPDTVRVLQAEAGQTGERKE
- the hpt gene encoding hypoxanthine phosphoribosyltransferase, whose protein sequence is MADRIRVLLTEEEVDKRINEVAAKISEDYAGKQVHMICILKGGVFFTCELAKRMTVPVSLDFMSVSSYGGGTVSSGVVRIVKDLDESLEGKDVLIVEDIIDSGRTLAYLIEVLKQRGPKSIHLCTLLDKPERRVKKQVKVDYTCFTIPDEFVVGYGLDYDQKYRNLPYIGVVELDAE
- the ftsH gene encoding ATP-dependent zinc metalloprotease FtsH, coding for MRQQQTFRGFIFILLMLILIATAVRFPYARQADKVTNQDFIKILEDGQAADVSIHQNPQTPTGEVVLTLLDGQVKRLYVSDVKDAQKLLEAHDMAYTTMDVPQENYLVTIILPFMLSIVVVVIIIMVMNRSAGGGGANARMMNFGKSRARMSRDSKVNFSNVAGLVEEKEELEEVVDFLKNPQKYTSVGARIPKGLLLVGPPGTGKTLLAKAVAGEAGVPFFSISGSDFVEMFVGVGASRVRDLFEEAKKNSPCIVFIDEIDAVARRRGTGMGGGHDEREQTLNQLLVEMDGFGVNEGIIVMAATNRVDILDPAILRPGRFDRKVAVGRPDVKGREEILKVHSKEKPLSEDVDLHRVAQTTSGFTGADLENLMNEAAIISARENRRFIKQSDIDRAFVKVGIGAEKRSKVISEKDKKITAYHEAGHAILFHVLPDVGPVHTVSIIPTGIGAAGYTMPLPEKDEMFNTKGRMKQNIMVDLGGRIAEELIFDDITTGASQDIKQATQIARAMVTQYGMSEKVGMIQYGGDENEVFIGRDLAHTKSYGNEVADTIDSEVKRIIDECYQKAKDIIKQYDYVLHACADLLIEKEKISQSEFEALFTPVQ
- a CDS encoding glycoside hydrolase family 13 protein, producing MEDNLKGRINRDALFSSETEDYRMPMEPDADDDVLLRMRTAKGNVDHVYYVEDKAEVEMTKAKSDELFDYYEYEITVGTDQVLYHFKVVSEQDVCLYNRLGPTQDGQPCFDFKITPGFHTPEWAKGAVMYQIFVDRFCNGDESNDVESYEYVYIGRPVQKVTEWDRYPAAMDVGYFYGGDLQGIWDKLDYIKKLGVEAIYLNPVFVSPSNHKYDCQDYEHIDPHFTRIEKDGGGLVRPDATDNKEADRYVQRSAGKENLEASDAFFARFVEEVHKRGMRVILDGVFNHCGSFNKWLDAEGIYEHSGDYEAGAYESKSSPYHSFFQFHDDSDGAWPYNRTYDGWWGHDTLPKLNYENSEKLVEYILNVARKWVSPPYSIDGWRLDVAADLGHTAEYNHEFWRRFRQAVKEANPEALILAEHYGDPASWLEGDQWDSIMNYDAFMEPVTWFLTGMEKHSDSYNGGIWGDGEAFFNAMGYHMSRMQTNTVMTAMNQLSNHDHSRFLTRTNQMVGRIQTAGPEKAGQNIKPCVFREAVVIQMTWPGAPTLYYGDEAGVCGWTDPDSRRTYPWGKEDLELIEFHRYMTGIHRKIPAIRKGAVKPLLAGYQKIAYGRMYGKYQAVVVISNSPDSQTMDIPVWQLGVTDDMVLGRPILTAETGYNAGVMLYRIKNGMLKLNMPPYSAAVFVSQPDEFYPVVDSRFADDGAAVEK